In Micromonospora ferruginea, the sequence GCCGAGGCCGACGAGACCGCCGAGGCCGAGGAGGACGACGAGACGGCCGAGGGCCGGCGGCGGCGTCGTCGCGGTCGCCGGGGCCGGGGCCGGGGCAAGGGTGGCGCCGACGACGTCGAGGACGAGGAGTCCGGTACGGCGGAGACGGCCGACGCCGAGGCCGAGGAGACCGCCGAGGACGAGGACACCGAGGGCGAGGGGATGACCCGTCGCCGCCGTCGTCGCCGTCGCCGGGGCGCCGGGGAGGCGGAGACCACCGCCGAGGACGGCGTGCCCACCGTCGTCAAGATCCGTGAGCCGCGCAAGGCCGTCGACGAGGTGCAGGGCGTCTCCGGGTCGACCCGGCTGGAGGCCAAGCGGCAGCGCCGCCGGGACGGCCGGGAGCAGCGGCGTACCCGGCCGCCGATCCTGAGCGAGTCGGAGTTCCTGGCCCGCCGCGAGGCGGTCGACCGGACCATGGTCGTGCGCCAGCGCGGCGACCGCACCCAGATCGCGGTGCTCGAGGACGGCGTGCTGGTCGAGCACTACGTGACCCGCAACTCGTCCGCCACCATGGCCGGCAACGTCTACCTGGGCAAGGTGCAGAACGTCCTGCCCAGCATGGAGGCGGCGTTCGTCGACATCGGGCGCGGGCGCAACGCCGTGCTGTACGCCGGCGAGGTCAACTGGGACACCACCGGCCTGGAGGGGCGGGCCCGCTCGATCGAGCAGGCGCTGCGCTCCGGCGACCCGGTGCTGGTGCAGGTCACCAAGGACCCGATCGGCCACAAGGGCGCGCGGCTGACCAGCCACGTCGCGCTCTCCGGCCGGCACCTGGTCTACGTGCCCAACGGCAACGCCTCCGGGATCAGCCGCAAGCTGCCGGACACCGAGCGCAAGCGGCTGCGCGACATCCTCAAGAAGCTGGTGCCGGACGGCGCCGGCGTGATCGTCCGGACCGCGGCCGAGGGCGCCAGCGAGGACGAGCTGGCCCGGGACGTCAAGCGGCTCCAGGCGCAGTGGGAGGACATCCAGGCCAAGGCGGCCGGCGGCGGCGCCCCGGTGCTGCTCTACGAGGAGCCGGACCTGGTCATCCGGGTGGTCCGGGACCTCTTCAACGAGGACTTCCGCGAGCTGGTTATCGAGGGCGAGTCGGCGTACGACGTGGTCGAGTCGTACCTGTCGCACGTGTCGCCGGACCTGGTCGCGCGGCTGCGCCGGCACGCCGGGGTGACCGACGTGTTCGCCGAGCACCGGATCGACGAGCAGATCCTCAAGGGGCTGGACCGGAAGGTCTTCCTGCCCTCCGGCGGCTCGCTGGTGATCGACCGCACCGAGGCGATGACCGTCGTCGACGTCAACACCGGCAAGTACACCGGCTCCGGCGGCAACCTGGAGGAGACGGTCACCCGCAACAACCTGGAGGCGGCCGAGGAGATCGTGCGCCAGCTCCGGCTGCGTGACCTCGGTGGCATCGTGGTGATCGACTTCATCGACATGGTGCTCGAGTCGAACCGGGAGCTGGTGCTGCGCCGGCTCACCGAGTGCCTGGGCCGGGACCGCACCAAGCACCAGGTCACCGAGATCACCTCGCTGGGCCTGGTGCAGATGACCCGCAAGCGGATCGGCGCGGGCCTGCTGGAGGCGTTCAGCGAGACCTGCGAGTGCTGCAAGGGCCGGGGTGTGGTCGTCCACACCGAGCCGGTGCCGGAGAAGCCGCGTGGCGGCGGCGCCGGGGAGAAGGTCAAGGCGGTCGCCTCGGCGGTCGCGCCGGCCGAGGAGAAGGGCCGCCGCCGGGGTCGCAAGGCCGCGGAGAAGCCCGCCCCGGAGGCCGCGCCGGAGCCGGCGGCCGCCGCCGAGCCGGCCCGGACCGTCGCCGAGGTGGTCGAGGCCCCCGACGACGACTACTACGACACCCAGGGTTACGACCTGTCCCGGTTCGCCGACACGTCGGCCACCCCGGCGGTCGCGGACAGCCAGGAGGGCGACTCGGCCCGGCTGGCCGCCGCCGACGACCCGGACGCGCTCGGTGACGGCGAGGCCGACGACGAGGGCGCCGACGGTGGCACCCCACGGCGGCGGTCCCGGCGTGGCGGCGCCCGGCGGCGTACCCGGCCGTGAGGCGCTGACCTGCGTGGCGTTTGACAGGGCCCCCGCTCCGGCAACAGAGTGCCGAGCAGGGGCCCTGCCGTTTCCCGTCTACCCCCGGTCGGGTCGGCGCGTCCCGGAGGGAGGAGACATGCGTCGGGTGTTCGCGGTCACCGCGTTGGCCGGGCTGCTGCTGGCCGGGGCGGGTTGCGCCCGCAACGACGATCCGTTCGCGGTGGGCTTCGCCTCACCGGCCCCGGCGGCCACGTCGCCCACTCCGGCCCCGACCGCCACCGGCGACGCGGGTGTCTGCGCCCGGGCGAAGCAGTCCGGCTCGGCTGCCGTGCAGACGTACGTGGCGAAGCTGGCGGAGATGCTGCGGGCCGGCGCCACCGGGGACCGCAGCACGGAGAAGGCCGCCCGGCGGGACGCGGAGACCGCCCTGGCGGGCTGGCGGGACGTGCTGCGGGAGCAGTCTCAGAAGGCCACCGACCCCGGGCTGCGTACCCTCCTGGCGGACCTGTCCACCGAGGTGGGCAAGCTCGGCACCGACGTGCGGGCGATCGACGAGTCGGAGTTCGACCGGCTCCAGCAGCGCCTCGACCAGCTCTGCCCGGCCTGACCGGCGGGCCCGGTTTGGGCGGCGGGCCTCCTATGGCGTACGCTTGCCTGCGGCGCACTTTGGTGTGCCTAGTTCCCGCGTGCCCGCGCCGCCGGTGTCACGGCTCCCGGCGAGACGCCGTGGGAACGACCGACCGGTAACGGTGGGTGAAGACGTCAGCAGCCTCAACGACAGGGAGTCCGCCTCCGATGTACGCGATCGTCAAGACCGGCGGCAAGCAGTACAAGGTCGCCGAGGGCGACGTGATCGAGGTCGAGAAGCTCACCGGTGCCCCCGGTGACGCGGTGAAGCTCACCGCGGTGCTCCTCGTCGACGGTGACGACCTGGTGACCGACGCGGCGAAGCTCGCCAAGGTCGCGGTGTCCGGCGAGATCGCCGCGCACACCAAGGGCCCGAAGATCCGGATCCACAAGTTCAAGAACAAGACCGGCTACCACAAGCGTCAGGGTCACCGGCAGCCGCTGACCCAGATCAAGGTGACCGGCATCTCCAACAG encodes:
- a CDS encoding Rne/Rng family ribonuclease; this encodes MLENEPEGGERTGAEPADTTAADSTTGAAEVKPPARKRATRRKAAPLNQPEQTDAPVEASAAATGSGESPQAEVFAPVAGELEAAPKTTRRRRKATPAKAVEEPVAVAGVEATSDEVVPPVKVTRTRRRKATPAAAEPAPVAESPTEAPAEAAGPAVEPPAEALSAGPVVAPPAAPRADAVVDGPVSVPGGAGGIAEGRAPLDAGEDEDADAVGEDAVDEPTPAEAPARRTRRRTAATGEAASRRTDDVDLARAGGLADASGAVSTGAAVPGPADEPDAAAAAEERPTTGRRRRAALSAPTVLFMPPQPDEAPDVQVTYPVAEETAEEPAETGRRRRRGRREAEPIEAEVEAEEEPTAEADETAEAEEDDETAEGRRRRRRGRRGRGRGKGGADDVEDEESGTAETADAEAEETAEDEDTEGEGMTRRRRRRRRRGAGEAETTAEDGVPTVVKIREPRKAVDEVQGVSGSTRLEAKRQRRRDGREQRRTRPPILSESEFLARREAVDRTMVVRQRGDRTQIAVLEDGVLVEHYVTRNSSATMAGNVYLGKVQNVLPSMEAAFVDIGRGRNAVLYAGEVNWDTTGLEGRARSIEQALRSGDPVLVQVTKDPIGHKGARLTSHVALSGRHLVYVPNGNASGISRKLPDTERKRLRDILKKLVPDGAGVIVRTAAEGASEDELARDVKRLQAQWEDIQAKAAGGGAPVLLYEEPDLVIRVVRDLFNEDFRELVIEGESAYDVVESYLSHVSPDLVARLRRHAGVTDVFAEHRIDEQILKGLDRKVFLPSGGSLVIDRTEAMTVVDVNTGKYTGSGGNLEETVTRNNLEAAEEIVRQLRLRDLGGIVVIDFIDMVLESNRELVLRRLTECLGRDRTKHQVTEITSLGLVQMTRKRIGAGLLEAFSETCECCKGRGVVVHTEPVPEKPRGGGAGEKVKAVASAVAPAEEKGRRRGRKAAEKPAPEAAPEPAAAAEPARTVAEVVEAPDDDYYDTQGYDLSRFADTSATPAVADSQEGDSARLAAADDPDALGDGEADDEGADGGTPRRRSRRGGARRRTRP
- the rplU gene encoding 50S ribosomal protein L21; translated protein: MYAIVKTGGKQYKVAEGDVIEVEKLTGAPGDAVKLTAVLLVDGDDLVTDAAKLAKVAVSGEIAAHTKGPKIRIHKFKNKTGYHKRQGHRQPLTQIKVTGISNSGK